One window of the Lytechinus variegatus isolate NC3 chromosome 3, Lvar_3.0, whole genome shotgun sequence genome contains the following:
- the LOC121412095 gene encoding transmembrane protein 145-like — MTKMQDAAEVFSWLSTVFFVCVLLLVSKGFSITRAQISLPGTVKTICFGFIYLTFYTIVFFDQRVLLDPQDIIVSMTSLSASGLIGLKFTGAIIFVYGCIVTIKNHPRKVPFYLPFTIFFSVWFVAEPTYRLLYLYVYPVLKSDKTPLRKYANA, encoded by the exons ATGACTAAGATGCAAGACGCTG CTGAGGTTTTCTCGTGGCTGTCTACGGTTTTCTTTGTGTGTGTTCTGCTGCTTGTGTCAAAGGGGTTCTCTATCACCAG AGCTCAGATTAGCCTTCCTGGAACAGTGAAGACGATATGCTTTGGTTTCATCTACTTGACCTTCTACACCATCGTCTTCTTTGACCAACGTGTGCTCCTGGACCCCCAAGACATCATTGTTAGTATGACGTCACTATCAGCAAGCGGTTTGATTGGCCTAAAGTTTACTG GTGCTATCATTTTCGTATACGGCTGTATCGTGACGATCAAGAACCACCCAAGAAAGGTGCCCTTCTATTTACCATTCACTATCTTCTTTAGTGTTTGGTTTGTAGCTGAACCTACCTATCGACTTCTATACCTGTACGTCTACCCAGTTCTGAAAAG TGATAAAACGCCATTACGCAAGTATGCAAATGCTTGA